A single region of the Paramicrobacterium fandaimingii genome encodes:
- a CDS encoding ArsR/SmtB family transcription factor — MASRLARPLLAPTEDEIDLFAVISALSDPVRRAIVSHIASHPGGACSSSDFGVSKSALTRHWRILRESGLISQEVDGTRHRNWLRTDALARRFPGLLPLVLDAIDAETTPQERENPPHGGSKDMQ; from the coding sequence ATGGCAAGCCGACTCGCTCGCCCCCTGTTGGCCCCAACGGAGGACGAGATCGATCTGTTCGCCGTGATTTCCGCGCTGTCAGACCCCGTGAGACGGGCAATCGTCTCCCACATCGCGTCCCATCCGGGTGGCGCATGCAGCAGCTCCGACTTCGGTGTGTCGAAGTCTGCGCTCACGCGGCATTGGAGGATCCTGCGCGAGTCCGGACTCATCAGTCAGGAGGTCGACGGGACGCGTCACCGCAACTGGCTCCGCACAGACGCACTCGCTCGTCGCTTCCCAGGCCTGCTCCCCCTAGTACTCGATGCCATCGACGCCGAAACCACCCCACAAGAACGAGAAAATCCGCCGCATGGCGGTAGCAAGGACATGCAATGA
- a CDS encoding nuclear transport factor 2 family protein, with amino-acid sequence MNNTENAAALTRLLDEAAIRDATARFADASTHADYDGFRALWANDSEWVLGGTENQPFESRAKGVDNIVSMLRALRDERDYFIQFTVQGSIEINGDEATARSMCHEAARGPGESYYQNTGVWTDRLRRSGNGWVFTSRRFRYSWVDFSPFSGEIFPL; translated from the coding sequence ATGAACAACACAGAAAATGCAGCTGCACTTACTCGCCTGCTGGACGAAGCGGCTATCCGCGATGCAACCGCCCGCTTCGCCGATGCCTCGACTCACGCCGACTACGACGGTTTTCGCGCGTTGTGGGCCAACGATTCCGAGTGGGTACTCGGAGGCACCGAAAATCAGCCCTTCGAGAGTCGCGCAAAGGGGGTAGACAACATCGTGTCGATGCTGCGCGCGCTTCGGGATGAGAGAGACTACTTCATTCAATTCACGGTACAAGGCTCCATCGAGATCAACGGCGATGAGGCCACCGCCCGCAGTATGTGCCACGAGGCCGCGCGCGGTCCTGGAGAGAGCTACTATCAGAACACCGGCGTGTGGACCGATCGCCTACGACGCTCGGGTAATGGCTGGGTGTTCACGAGTCGTAGATTTCGGTACTCGTGGGTCGACTTCTCCCCCTTTTCTGGAGAAATCTTCCCCCTCTGA
- a CDS encoding type IV toxin-antitoxin system AbiEi family antitoxin domain-containing protein has protein sequence MAGETKYRDIVREIALDQYGYVTTRDATEAGVPAVELPKLAARGGLENVAYGLYRVPDALPTPYDQFAEALLRVGEGAYLHGESVLALLGLGDVNPRRIKVATRRRARPRLPAFVELTKVRVGASARFYEGLASQSVADALLECRGRIETQELLNAAEQARGEGLLTTAEWQRVRKEIAS, from the coding sequence ATGGCTGGCGAGACGAAGTACCGGGACATTGTGCGCGAGATCGCACTGGATCAGTACGGGTATGTCACGACGCGAGACGCGACCGAGGCCGGTGTCCCCGCTGTAGAGCTGCCCAAGCTGGCGGCGCGAGGCGGGCTCGAGAATGTCGCATACGGGTTGTACCGTGTGCCCGATGCTCTTCCTACGCCGTATGACCAGTTCGCCGAAGCGCTGCTTCGTGTAGGCGAGGGTGCCTATCTTCACGGCGAGTCTGTGCTCGCATTGCTCGGACTCGGTGACGTCAACCCCCGGCGGATCAAAGTCGCGACGAGGAGGCGAGCCCGCCCTCGACTTCCTGCATTTGTGGAGCTGACAAAGGTGCGGGTTGGAGCTTCCGCTAGGTTCTACGAGGGGCTTGCGTCGCAATCTGTCGCGGATGCTCTCCTCGAATGCCGTGGGCGCATCGAGACGCAGGAACTCCTCAACGCTGCTGAGCAGGCTCGGGGCGAGGGGCTGTTGACCACTGCCGAGTGGCAGCGGGTGCGCAAGGAGATCGCGTCATGA
- a CDS encoding 1-acyl-sn-glycerol-3-phosphate acyltransferase — MLRRLFSRAFWGLSRWKLTGEPAPDRPTILVGAPHTSNWDFVLMLAIAWRLGIDVRWLGKKSLFDGWRDPIMRRLGGIPVDRNEPGRVVSDVVHQVHSGAVFGLVVTPDGTRGAHTHWKSGFYRIARETGMSVTLGFVDRTTMTTGLGPTFELTGDVKHDMDRIRAFYADKSGLRPARRVEPRLREEESRT; from the coding sequence ATGCTCCGACGTCTCTTCTCGCGCGCCTTCTGGGGGTTGAGTCGATGGAAGCTGACCGGCGAGCCTGCCCCTGATCGGCCCACTATTCTGGTTGGCGCTCCGCACACATCGAACTGGGACTTCGTTCTGATGCTCGCGATTGCATGGCGCCTCGGAATCGATGTGCGCTGGCTCGGCAAGAAGAGTCTCTTCGACGGCTGGCGTGATCCGATCATGCGACGACTCGGCGGCATTCCTGTCGACCGCAATGAACCCGGTCGCGTCGTCTCCGACGTTGTTCACCAGGTGCATTCGGGCGCCGTCTTCGGTCTCGTCGTCACTCCGGATGGCACTCGAGGCGCCCATACGCATTGGAAGTCCGGCTTCTACCGCATTGCTCGTGAGACAGGAATGTCAGTGACACTCGGCTTCGTCGACCGAACGACAATGACGACGGGCCTCGGACCCACTTTCGAGCTGACGGGCGACGTGAAGCACGACATGGATCGCATACGCGCCTTCTACGCCGATAAGTCTGGCCTCCGGCCTGCACGCAGGGTCGAACCGCGACTCCGGGAGGAAGAATCTCGTACGTGA
- a CDS encoding GNAT family N-acetyltransferase → MATNGYSIQPLTAHTWDAFSALVERHNGIFGGCWCINFHPDCAERGQGHEGNRALKKRLVEAGQAHAAMVMIGDEAIAWAEYGTPEELPSIHHRKQYLAEADVTPDYRVTCIFVDKRYRKQGYAKSALAGALEQIAARGGGVVEGYPHEIGEKRMNNSFVYNGTRTMYEDAGFEFVRSKGLKNTVMRRTIEPS, encoded by the coding sequence ATGGCGACAAACGGATACTCGATTCAGCCATTGACCGCGCACACTTGGGACGCGTTCTCCGCACTGGTGGAGCGGCACAACGGGATCTTCGGTGGGTGCTGGTGCATCAACTTCCACCCCGACTGCGCCGAGCGAGGGCAGGGTCACGAGGGTAATCGCGCTCTCAAGAAACGGCTGGTCGAGGCCGGACAGGCTCACGCGGCGATGGTGATGATTGGCGATGAGGCGATCGCGTGGGCGGAGTACGGCACTCCAGAGGAGTTGCCGAGCATCCATCACAGAAAGCAGTACCTCGCCGAGGCCGACGTCACACCCGACTATCGCGTCACCTGCATCTTCGTCGATAAGCGGTATCGCAAACAGGGGTACGCCAAGTCTGCTCTGGCCGGTGCGCTCGAACAGATCGCCGCCAGGGGTGGCGGTGTCGTCGAGGGATATCCGCACGAGATCGGTGAGAAGAGGATGAACAACTCGTTCGTCTACAACGGGACACGCACGATGTACGAGGATGCCGGCTTCGAGTTCGTCCGCTCTAAGGGGCTGAAGAACACCGTCATGCGCCGCACGATCGAACCCTCCTGA
- a CDS encoding MerR family transcriptional regulator, whose product MHSSLIPPRQVTIGDAASFVGTTPRTIRHYHETGLLPEPERGSDDRRLYGYEDMIRLLWIHKMADAGIALDDIRDACADTAPAGAVSDHDVAVVPRMRTPDGKMDLLSDFVASRLEGLPEGSLRQADLDNLLVIERIFSPLSAAVNASRYIALATRPGLREESDRVEAAEEALDDTIAVDDPRVAQVAAERHAFEQALNAVIEDSGLAEADDAIFDSWDALHPAPADEGEDEAHQDPGMGQESMSVVEAMGKMPYDYSPARLRCMELTQELAAHEPPAS is encoded by the coding sequence ATGCATTCGTCCCTTATTCCGCCGCGTCAGGTCACGATCGGTGACGCGGCATCGTTCGTCGGCACGACACCGCGGACGATCCGTCACTACCACGAGACTGGCCTGCTCCCCGAGCCTGAACGGGGCAGTGACGACCGCCGCCTATACGGTTACGAAGACATGATCCGGCTGTTGTGGATCCACAAGATGGCCGACGCCGGGATCGCCTTGGACGACATCCGTGACGCCTGTGCTGACACGGCTCCTGCTGGTGCCGTCAGCGACCACGACGTCGCTGTCGTGCCGCGCATGCGCACCCCAGACGGCAAGATGGATCTGCTCTCCGACTTCGTCGCCAGCCGCCTCGAGGGCCTGCCAGAGGGCTCCCTGCGCCAGGCGGACCTGGACAACCTCCTGGTCATCGAGCGGATCTTCAGCCCGCTCAGTGCGGCCGTCAACGCCTCCCGATACATCGCCTTGGCCACCCGCCCGGGTCTGCGGGAGGAATCCGACCGCGTTGAGGCCGCCGAGGAGGCACTCGACGACACGATTGCTGTCGACGACCCCCGTGTGGCACAGGTGGCTGCCGAGCGGCACGCCTTCGAACAGGCATTGAATGCCGTCATCGAGGATTCCGGCCTGGCGGAAGCCGATGATGCGATTTTCGACTCCTGGGATGCTCTGCACCCCGCTCCCGCTGATGAAGGCGAGGACGAGGCCCACCAAGACCCTGGCATGGGGCAAGAGTCCATGAGCGTCGTCGAAGCCATGGGAAAGATGCCCTACGACTACTCCCCGGCCCGCCTGCGTTGCATGGAATTGACCCAAGAACTCGCCGCCCACGAGCCACCCGCTTCTTAA
- the nhaA gene encoding Na+/H+ antiporter NhaA yields the protein MNAPPPPSPTTQHPDFGLTVITRSPNPTRIDNEPPRRAPLSERIQAMGQSRLGALLLLIATAIAIIWANISYASYEQVWGTHLVIGVEDLQLSFTLHAFVNDAIMAVFFFTVGLEVRREFAIGELTTWSRAMVPVLAALAGLAVPALLFVAIAVGTGAEDAWGVVISTDTAFLVGALALVGPRAPGRLRVFLLTMAIVDDIGALAIIALVYTDSLQVLPLALAALGLTAIFFTRYLSSGRGPTYAILSIIVWLAFLASGVHPTLAGVAIALLVPVYRPSRRDVEHALSLTQTFRQSPNSRYARAAANSLRESISINERLQSAYAPIVAYAIVPLFALANAGVRINGEILSDAVRSPIMWAIVAGLVAGKFIGIFGSIWTMKVFRVGSLGPGLTLRRIAGGSLLSGIGFTISLFIVDLAIADPELQNIARVGVLTASIIAFALSALFFRISERTSPTSEAGHRLVRPVDPTRDHVYGPENARYTLVEYGDFQCEFCLKATGAVGEVQKRLGNDVRYVWRHAPLASYHPNAIAAAEAAEAAHRQGKFGEFMRSLFADQANQQPADMLRRADELGLDVGQFESDLSSAEVAARVRDDALDAESMEISAVPTFFVNGVRHVGPFDAASLIRSLESTAPSTPKGADR from the coding sequence ATGAATGCTCCCCCGCCGCCCTCGCCGACCACCCAGCATCCTGACTTCGGTTTGACCGTCATCACCCGGTCGCCCAATCCCACGAGGATCGACAATGAGCCGCCCAGACGTGCGCCGCTGTCAGAACGCATCCAGGCTATGGGTCAAAGCCGCCTCGGCGCACTGCTCTTGCTCATTGCGACGGCAATCGCGATCATTTGGGCGAATATCTCGTACGCATCGTATGAGCAGGTGTGGGGAACACACCTCGTCATTGGCGTCGAAGACCTGCAGCTGAGCTTCACCTTGCACGCGTTCGTCAATGACGCGATCATGGCGGTCTTCTTCTTCACCGTCGGCCTCGAAGTGCGTCGAGAATTCGCAATCGGTGAGCTGACGACGTGGTCTCGAGCGATGGTTCCCGTGCTGGCCGCACTTGCCGGCCTCGCGGTTCCCGCCCTGCTGTTCGTCGCGATCGCAGTCGGCACAGGAGCTGAGGATGCCTGGGGCGTGGTCATCTCGACAGACACTGCCTTCCTCGTTGGCGCCCTCGCACTTGTCGGGCCGCGCGCTCCAGGACGACTTCGCGTGTTCCTGCTCACGATGGCCATCGTCGATGACATCGGCGCACTCGCGATCATCGCGCTCGTCTACACCGATTCGCTGCAGGTTCTGCCACTTGCACTTGCCGCCCTCGGGCTCACGGCGATCTTCTTTACGCGCTATCTGAGTTCCGGACGAGGCCCCACATACGCAATTCTTTCCATCATTGTGTGGCTCGCGTTCTTGGCATCTGGTGTGCACCCCACCCTTGCCGGAGTCGCCATCGCACTGCTCGTCCCTGTTTATCGGCCGAGCCGCAGAGATGTCGAGCACGCCCTCAGTCTCACGCAGACATTTCGGCAGTCGCCGAACTCCCGGTACGCGCGTGCGGCAGCAAATAGCCTGCGTGAATCCATCTCGATCAATGAGCGTCTTCAGTCGGCGTATGCGCCGATCGTGGCGTACGCGATCGTTCCACTTTTCGCCCTCGCGAATGCGGGAGTGAGGATCAACGGGGAGATCCTCTCCGACGCTGTACGGTCACCGATCATGTGGGCCATCGTCGCCGGGCTGGTTGCCGGAAAGTTCATCGGCATCTTCGGGTCGATTTGGACCATGAAGGTATTCAGGGTTGGCAGTCTCGGACCGGGTCTGACACTGCGACGCATCGCAGGAGGAAGCCTGCTCTCGGGAATCGGATTCACGATCTCCCTCTTCATCGTCGACTTGGCGATCGCCGACCCGGAGCTGCAGAACATCGCGCGCGTCGGCGTGCTGACAGCATCCATTATCGCCTTCGCACTGTCTGCGCTCTTCTTCCGAATCTCCGAGCGCACGTCGCCGACGTCCGAGGCTGGCCACCGCCTCGTCCGCCCCGTCGATCCGACCCGCGACCACGTCTATGGGCCAGAGAACGCCCGCTACACGCTTGTCGAGTACGGCGATTTTCAGTGTGAATTCTGCTTGAAGGCGACGGGCGCGGTCGGCGAGGTTCAGAAACGGCTCGGCAACGACGTGCGCTATGTCTGGCGTCATGCACCGCTGGCAAGCTATCACCCCAATGCCATCGCCGCAGCCGAGGCGGCTGAGGCAGCCCACCGGCAGGGAAAATTCGGCGAGTTCATGCGCAGCCTCTTCGCGGATCAGGCAAACCAGCAACCCGCAGACATGCTGCGGCGCGCAGACGAGCTCGGCTTGGACGTCGGTCAATTCGAATCGGATCTGAGTTCAGCCGAGGTGGCGGCCCGGGTTCGAGATGACGCTCTCGATGCGGAATCCATGGAGATCTCAGCGGTTCCGACATTCTTCGTCAACGGCGTGCGCCATGTGGGCCCGTTCGACGCGGCTTCCTTGATCCGCTCGCTTGAATCGACCGCGCCGAGCACCCCAAAGGGCGCAGACCGCTAA
- a CDS encoding N(5)-(carboxyethyl)ornithine synthase produces MENERRLPIHPRHLDRIDPALRARMTVERGYGADFQLDPGYIESRVGKVAERAEVIESADVLLLPKPQAADVASLPEGRVLWGWPHCVQDTAMTQTAIDRHLTLIAFEAMNHWTGRGDFNLHVFHQNNELAGYCSVLHALSLIGSNGDYGPRLSAVVIGFGATARGAVTALKAQGIHDIQVLTQRGVAAVGSPIHSAHITQLNTDGGAPHLSKVSTKDGDVLLPAFLASHDIVVNCTLQDVAAPLTYLRTEDLGEFASGSLIIDVSCDESMGFEWARPTGFDNPMFTVGNGVNYYAVDHSPSYLWNSATWEISEALLPFLRTVMEGPAAWAEDLTISRAIEIRDGVINNPSILSFQGREPGYPHARTT; encoded by the coding sequence ATGGAGAACGAGCGACGGCTGCCGATTCACCCGCGTCACTTGGACAGAATCGATCCGGCCCTTCGCGCACGGATGACTGTCGAGCGTGGCTACGGAGCCGACTTCCAATTGGACCCCGGTTACATCGAATCTCGCGTGGGCAAGGTTGCGGAACGCGCCGAGGTGATTGAGTCCGCTGATGTGCTGCTGCTGCCGAAACCGCAAGCAGCAGACGTGGCATCGCTTCCCGAAGGCCGCGTTCTCTGGGGGTGGCCGCACTGTGTGCAGGATACCGCGATGACGCAGACAGCGATCGATCGTCACCTCACGCTGATTGCCTTCGAGGCGATGAACCATTGGACCGGGCGAGGCGATTTCAACCTGCACGTTTTCCATCAGAACAACGAGCTGGCCGGCTATTGCTCGGTGTTGCACGCGCTCAGTCTCATCGGGTCGAATGGTGATTATGGGCCGCGGCTCAGCGCCGTCGTCATTGGCTTCGGCGCGACGGCGCGAGGTGCCGTGACCGCGCTCAAAGCCCAGGGCATCCACGACATCCAAGTGCTCACGCAACGCGGTGTCGCCGCCGTCGGCTCGCCGATCCACAGTGCTCACATCACTCAGCTCAATACTGACGGAGGTGCGCCCCACCTCAGCAAAGTCAGCACGAAAGACGGTGACGTCCTGCTCCCCGCATTCCTGGCATCGCACGACATCGTCGTCAATTGCACGCTCCAGGACGTCGCCGCACCGTTGACCTATCTACGAACCGAGGACCTCGGCGAGTTCGCCTCGGGAAGTCTGATCATCGACGTCTCGTGTGACGAATCAATGGGGTTCGAGTGGGCCAGACCCACAGGGTTTGACAACCCGATGTTCACGGTTGGCAACGGGGTGAACTATTACGCCGTCGATCACAGCCCGTCATACCTGTGGAATTCGGCCACGTGGGAGATCAGTGAGGCGCTCCTGCCGTTCCTGCGCACGGTCATGGAAGGTCCGGCCGCGTGGGCAGAGGACCTCACGATCTCTCGCGCGATCGAGATCCGCGACGGCGTCATCAATAACCCGAGCATCCTCAGTTTCCAGGGCCGCGAACCGGGCTATCCCCATGCCCGGACTACTTAG
- the arfB gene encoding alternative ribosome rescue aminoacyl-tRNA hydrolase ArfB, with amino-acid sequence MDDLHVPAGPGAPLGLRIPAGELAEQFSHASGPGGQGVNTADSRVQLSLDLGSTTALNDVQRARILDRLAGRLSGTVLTISAAEHRSQRRNRTAARERLATLLRDAVAPEIARRATRPSRGSRVRRLEAKHQRSETKRNRRPPHSE; translated from the coding sequence ATGGACGATCTGCACGTGCCCGCTGGCCCCGGTGCGCCCCTCGGGCTCAGAATTCCTGCAGGTGAGCTGGCCGAACAATTTTCGCACGCGTCAGGTCCCGGTGGACAGGGTGTCAACACAGCAGACTCGCGCGTACAGCTGAGCCTGGATCTCGGCTCGACGACCGCGCTGAACGATGTGCAACGCGCACGTATCCTTGACCGGCTCGCCGGACGACTCTCGGGCACGGTGCTGACGATCAGTGCTGCCGAGCATCGATCCCAACGACGAAACCGCACAGCGGCACGGGAACGCCTCGCGACCCTGCTCCGCGATGCCGTGGCTCCCGAAATCGCGCGTCGCGCGACTCGGCCCAGCAGAGGATCACGCGTGCGGCGTCTGGAAGCAAAACATCAGCGCTCCGAAACCAAGCGCAATAGAAGACCACCACACTCCGAATGA
- a CDS encoding TetR/AcrR family transcriptional regulator — MNQGSARERLLDAAARRFYEDGVHATGIDTITSEAMVAKKSLYNNFSSKAALVSAYIDARHEEWLDLYRERSAKASTVTDRVVAVFDAYIDHANDAYGKGFRGCGLLNAAAEFPAGHPARSSVRAHKEQVEKILAENLESVATEAEALELAEHFSFLLEGAVARAGLEGTPERLEHARAIASRMLAAL, encoded by the coding sequence ATGAATCAAGGATCAGCGCGAGAGCGGTTGCTCGATGCTGCGGCGAGACGCTTCTACGAGGACGGCGTGCACGCGACAGGGATTGACACGATCACTTCCGAGGCCATGGTCGCGAAGAAGAGTCTCTACAACAACTTCTCATCGAAGGCAGCGCTCGTCAGCGCCTACATCGACGCCCGCCACGAAGAGTGGCTCGACCTGTATCGGGAGCGCTCTGCGAAAGCTTCGACAGTCACGGACCGGGTCGTGGCAGTCTTCGACGCCTACATCGACCACGCGAACGACGCCTACGGCAAGGGCTTCCGGGGCTGCGGGCTGCTCAATGCTGCCGCCGAGTTTCCGGCCGGACACCCCGCCCGCTCGTCCGTGCGCGCACACAAGGAGCAGGTGGAGAAGATTCTCGCCGAGAACCTGGAATCCGTGGCCACCGAAGCCGAGGCGCTGGAGCTGGCCGAGCACTTCAGCTTCCTCCTCGAAGGAGCCGTCGCGCGGGCAGGCCTCGAGGGCACCCCGGAGCGCCTGGAGCACGCCCGGGCCATCGCATCGCGGATGCTGGCGGCACTGTGA
- a CDS encoding alpha/beta fold hydrolase: MTIATTRMLEHRGATISVTALGSDGPTVVLLHGLAGSSRGAIADHLSCAAFVGGVVAVMDAFAPGERCLLVGQSMGAHTYQRIAQDATSDEDRPPQSPSREADIFSDRPIAMLAPRPTSDPGSPTRPSNDSPDI, translated from the coding sequence ATGACCATCGCGACGACACGAATGCTCGAACACCGCGGGGCGACGATCTCGGTCACAGCCCTCGGTAGTGACGGACCGACGGTGGTTCTGCTCCACGGCTTGGCAGGAAGCTCCCGGGGAGCTATTGCCGACCATCTGTCGTGTGCCGCATTCGTGGGTGGTGTCGTGGCGGTCATGGATGCCTTCGCGCCGGGGGAGAGGTGTCTTCTCGTCGGTCAGTCGATGGGTGCGCACACCTACCAGCGCATTGCTCAGGACGCCACCTCCGACGAGGACCGCCCGCCGCAATCGCCCAGTCGTGAAGCGGACATCTTCTCGGACAGGCCCATTGCCATGCTGGCCCCAAGGCCTACATCTGATCCAGGATCACCGACGAGACCGTCGAACGACTCGCCGGATATCTGA
- a CDS encoding YdcF family protein: MARRQCFSQLTRALLTAGGICSLILGSAETVNRVLASRVLGHDRGGRTVVIVLGFANRSEAINPVNRWRVRSGIATAEHYRADVIVFSGGDPAGFCESEMMAAYAQKLGYRGDVEIEGESRTTEENLRNSMPFLDAADRIAIVSNPFHAYRARKMLRTLRPDRASHLVRTIDVRSGRWSILIPLGTVVEAAVLLEKKIARRHVGCRPRSCRAGGSW; this comes from the coding sequence ATGGCACGACGACAGTGTTTCTCTCAGCTGACGCGTGCGCTTCTCACAGCCGGTGGCATCTGCTCTTTGATCCTCGGCTCGGCTGAAACGGTCAATCGCGTTCTGGCATCGAGAGTGCTGGGTCATGATCGCGGGGGCCGCACCGTCGTCATCGTTCTCGGGTTCGCGAACCGGAGTGAAGCGATTAATCCTGTCAACCGTTGGCGGGTCAGGTCGGGGATTGCGACGGCTGAGCATTATCGAGCAGATGTGATCGTGTTCTCGGGTGGTGATCCGGCCGGATTCTGCGAGTCCGAGATGATGGCGGCATACGCTCAGAAGCTCGGTTATCGTGGCGACGTTGAGATCGAAGGTGAATCGCGCACGACCGAAGAGAATCTTCGCAACTCAATGCCGTTTCTCGATGCGGCGGACAGAATCGCCATCGTCTCCAATCCGTTCCACGCGTATCGGGCGCGAAAGATGCTCAGGACGCTCCGGCCAGACCGAGCTTCGCATCTCGTCAGAACGATCGATGTTCGGTCGGGTCGCTGGAGCATCCTGATTCCACTGGGCACCGTCGTCGAGGCCGCTGTGCTTCTGGAGAAGAAAATCGCCAGACGCCATGTAGGTTGTAGGCCACGATCATGCAGAGCTGGAGGTTCCTGGTGA
- a CDS encoding isocitrate lyase/PEP mutase family protein, with product MPNVSERAHTLASAHESGRVVVLPTVWDVWSARLAVDAGFEGITIGSHPVADAIGSADGENMDFTEYLAVVKRIVDAVEVPVSADVESGYGLVPDELIGRLLEVGAVGANIEDVVHSEGKRVRDRAEHADYIAAARRASDEADIPFVINGRTDAVKLGTDVFSDPLSEAAERLRLMEQAGARSVYPVGLTTADEVTRLVEAVSVPVNVTAHPVDVHGAGDLAALTALGVRRVSFGPLWQKWLAALSSAQLASWSSNG from the coding sequence ATGCCGAACGTCAGCGAACGCGCACACACATTGGCTTCAGCGCACGAGTCCGGTCGTGTCGTCGTGCTTCCCACGGTGTGGGACGTCTGGAGCGCTCGCTTAGCGGTGGATGCCGGTTTCGAGGGGATCACAATCGGAAGCCACCCTGTGGCCGACGCGATCGGGAGCGCTGATGGCGAGAACATGGACTTCACCGAATACCTCGCCGTCGTCAAACGCATCGTCGACGCGGTCGAGGTTCCCGTGAGTGCCGATGTCGAGTCTGGTTATGGGTTGGTGCCTGACGAGCTGATTGGGCGGCTTCTCGAGGTCGGCGCGGTCGGGGCGAACATCGAGGACGTCGTTCATTCTGAAGGCAAACGCGTGCGCGATCGCGCTGAGCATGCAGATTACATTGCCGCTGCGCGCCGCGCTTCCGACGAAGCAGACATCCCCTTCGTGATCAATGGGCGAACGGATGCTGTCAAGCTCGGCACTGATGTTTTCTCTGACCCTCTCTCGGAAGCCGCCGAGCGCCTGAGGCTGATGGAGCAGGCAGGCGCCCGCTCCGTCTACCCGGTAGGGCTGACGACCGCCGACGAGGTGACGCGTCTCGTCGAGGCCGTCTCAGTCCCGGTCAATGTCACGGCGCATCCCGTCGACGTTCACGGCGCCGGGGACCTGGCGGCACTCACCGCGTTGGGCGTGCGCCGCGTTTCGTTTGGCCCGTTGTGGCAGAAGTGGCTTGCCGCCCTGTCGTCGGCTCAGCTGGCCTCATGGTCATCGAACGGTTGA
- a CDS encoding NADPH-dependent F420 reductase — translation MNQIGIIGSGAIGEAIARLAVDAGIQVTIANSRGPETLTDLVAGLGANAQAGTTQEAAAFSDLVVLAIPLAAYERLPHAVLHGKMILSTGNYYPHRDGRIPTLDTRETTTAELEQALLPDTRLVKAFNNIVAHHIPLLANSEPRTALPVFGNDAQANDEVSELVRTLGFDPIDAGPLKESWRAEPESGAYTAIYAEGPDGFGDDYLADRGRPLIAGELERLLAASHRPDVAARKF, via the coding sequence ATGAACCAGATCGGAATCATCGGCAGCGGAGCCATCGGCGAAGCCATCGCGCGTCTCGCGGTCGATGCAGGCATCCAGGTGACGATCGCCAACTCCCGCGGCCCCGAGACCCTCACCGATCTCGTGGCGGGCTTGGGCGCGAACGCTCAAGCCGGCACAACGCAAGAGGCCGCCGCGTTCAGCGACCTCGTCGTCCTCGCCATTCCGCTCGCCGCGTACGAGCGGCTCCCGCATGCCGTTCTGCACGGCAAGATGATCCTGTCCACGGGCAACTACTATCCCCATCGCGACGGGCGCATTCCGACCCTCGACACACGAGAGACGACCACTGCCGAGCTTGAGCAGGCGCTGCTGCCCGACACGCGACTGGTCAAGGCATTCAACAATATCGTGGCTCACCACATCCCCCTGCTCGCGAACTCAGAGCCGCGGACGGCACTGCCCGTGTTCGGAAACGATGCCCAGGCCAACGATGAAGTCAGCGAACTGGTGCGAACGCTCGGCTTCGATCCGATCGACGCGGGACCGCTCAAAGAGTCCTGGCGAGCCGAGCCCGAATCCGGCGCATACACCGCGATCTACGCAGAAGGTCCAGACGGGTTCGGCGATGACTACCTGGCAGACCGTGGTCGCCCCTTGATCGCCGGCGAGCTCGAGAGGCTGCTGGCAGCTTCACACCGACCGGACGTCGCAGCTCGCAAGTTCTGA
- a CDS encoding putative quinol monooxygenase, with protein MSCVELRGRLVCANRAEAATIERHLTRHIELTREEPGCLLFEVRPTGDPLVWSVAEKFAGQESFAAHQTRLADSEWGRATAGIKREYTVSSGGRKPAAVITDELDMGPQT; from the coding sequence GTGAGCTGCGTCGAGCTCCGCGGACGCCTCGTCTGCGCGAACCGAGCGGAGGCGGCCACAATTGAACGTCACCTGACCCGACACATCGAGCTTACGCGAGAGGAGCCTGGCTGCCTTTTGTTCGAAGTGCGCCCGACCGGGGACCCGCTCGTGTGGTCTGTCGCGGAGAAGTTTGCGGGACAGGAGTCCTTCGCTGCGCATCAAACGAGGCTCGCGGATAGTGAGTGGGGTCGAGCTACTGCTGGCATCAAACGGGAATACACGGTGTCGTCTGGCGGCAGAAAACCTGCTGCCGTCATTACGGACGAACTGGATATGGGGCCACAGACCTGA